Proteins encoded together in one Streptomyces sp. TLI_171 window:
- a CDS encoding lysozyme produces MRASGTTRLLRHTATAAATVALVVGSLAAAVPANAAKPTEPVGFHPELDYAGSTVAKHEGRDTSATASTFAALAVTQTKGMDVSGWQGNVAWSTAYANGGRFAYVKATEGTTYTNPYFAQQYNGSYNVGMIRGAYHFALPNNSSGATQAAYFVAHGGGWSKDGKTLPPALDIEYNPYGATCYGLSQAGMVSWIRDFSNTVHTKTGRYPVIYTTTDWWTTCTGNNGSFGATNPLWVARYASSVGTLPNGWSYQTIWQYADSGTLPGDQNYFNGAFDRVQALANG; encoded by the coding sequence ATGCGCGCTTCCGGCACCACCCGTCTGCTCCGCCACACCGCCACCGCGGCGGCCACCGTCGCCCTGGTGGTCGGCAGCCTCGCGGCCGCCGTCCCGGCGAACGCCGCCAAGCCCACCGAGCCGGTCGGCTTCCACCCCGAACTCGACTACGCGGGCTCCACCGTGGCCAAGCACGAGGGCCGCGACACATCCGCCACCGCGAGCACCTTCGCAGCACTGGCCGTCACCCAGACCAAGGGCATGGACGTCTCCGGCTGGCAGGGCAACGTCGCCTGGAGCACCGCGTACGCCAACGGTGGCCGGTTCGCCTACGTCAAGGCCACCGAGGGCACCACCTACACCAACCCGTACTTCGCCCAGCAGTACAACGGGTCCTACAACGTCGGCATGATCCGCGGCGCCTACCACTTCGCGCTGCCGAACAACTCCAGCGGCGCCACCCAGGCCGCGTACTTCGTCGCCCACGGCGGCGGCTGGTCCAAGGACGGCAAGACCCTGCCGCCCGCGCTGGACATCGAGTACAACCCGTACGGCGCGACCTGCTACGGCCTCAGCCAGGCCGGCATGGTCAGCTGGATCCGGGACTTCTCCAACACCGTGCACACCAAGACCGGCCGCTACCCGGTGATCTACACCACCACCGACTGGTGGACCACCTGCACCGGCAACAACGGCTCCTTCGGGGCCACCAACCCGCTCTGGGTCGCCCGCTACGCCTCCTCCGTCGGCACGCTGCCCAACGGCTGGTCCTACCAGACCATCTGGCAGTACGCCGACTCCGGCACCCTGCCTGGCGACCAGAACTACTTCAACGGCGCGTTCGACCGCGTCCAGGCGCTCGCCAACGGCTGA
- a CDS encoding NAD(P)/FAD-dependent oxidoreductase codes for MARTPYAGRFKQLMADQSVADRLRMPVAEYQGLRDEARAEPDGVSRRALLGRAAALGIGLTAVAGVAGRVPRARAATATKPIGGAPRIAIIGAGISGLNAALTLADKGVAATVYEANPTRIGGRMYSGGSPAGPGLWNQGQVSEWGGELVDTGHHAIKDLCRRFGLGLTDVAADLPNGAEGIYHFNGHYYPKTQVDNDFKQIWQAVKDDIQAGGSAPTWNSHNAASVALDTMSIRDWIDSRVPGGFSSDLGALLDCAYAVEYGADTTAQSAYAMLVMISWQSSPGNFSIWGGSDERWHITGGNDQVPHAMADALPAGTVQLGRTLRAVVRNADGSQTLTFALDGGGTQTVVADHTVLAVPLPILQDHVDLSRAGLDPMMKGVLAHMRMGACTKLNMQFTNRSSWSGSGVWDGVSNGECFADLPYQQAWDVTRGQAGSNGILVQYGGGSPARGLTPPSAFTNASTSYTRNLVDNYLSQIDTVWPGTKAAWNGRATLSAWHLNPYSYGAYSYWPTGYLTSYAGYEGTAQGNLHFAGEHTSYDFQGYMNGGAVEGARAAAEVLAAIGA; via the coding sequence ATGGCACGCACCCCCTACGCCGGCCGGTTCAAGCAGCTGATGGCCGACCAGTCCGTGGCCGACCGCCTGCGGATGCCGGTCGCCGAGTACCAGGGCCTGCGCGACGAGGCCCGGGCCGAGCCGGACGGCGTCTCCCGGCGCGCCCTGCTCGGCCGGGCCGCCGCCCTCGGCATCGGCCTGACCGCGGTGGCCGGGGTCGCCGGGCGAGTTCCCCGGGCCCGCGCCGCCACCGCCACCAAGCCGATCGGCGGCGCTCCCCGGATCGCGATCATCGGCGCCGGCATCTCCGGCCTGAACGCCGCCCTCACCCTCGCCGACAAGGGCGTCGCCGCCACCGTCTACGAGGCCAACCCGACCCGGATCGGCGGCCGGATGTACTCCGGCGGCAGCCCCGCCGGTCCCGGCCTGTGGAACCAGGGCCAGGTCTCCGAATGGGGCGGCGAGCTGGTCGACACCGGCCACCACGCGATCAAGGACCTCTGCCGGCGCTTCGGCCTCGGCCTGACCGACGTCGCGGCCGACCTCCCCAACGGAGCCGAGGGGATCTACCACTTCAACGGGCACTACTACCCGAAGACCCAGGTCGACAACGACTTCAAGCAGATCTGGCAGGCGGTCAAGGACGACATCCAGGCGGGCGGCTCCGCCCCCACCTGGAACAGCCACAACGCCGCCTCGGTCGCCCTCGACACCATGTCGATCCGCGACTGGATCGACTCCCGCGTGCCGGGCGGGTTCTCCAGCGACCTCGGCGCGCTGCTCGACTGCGCCTACGCCGTCGAGTACGGAGCCGACACCACCGCGCAGTCCGCCTACGCGATGCTGGTGATGATCTCCTGGCAGTCCAGCCCCGGGAACTTCTCCATCTGGGGCGGCTCCGACGAGCGCTGGCACATCACCGGCGGCAACGACCAGGTCCCGCACGCCATGGCGGACGCCCTGCCGGCCGGCACCGTCCAACTCGGCCGCACCCTGCGGGCGGTGGTGAGGAACGCCGACGGAAGTCAGACCCTCACCTTCGCGCTGGACGGCGGCGGCACCCAGACCGTGGTCGCCGACCACACCGTCCTGGCCGTCCCGCTGCCGATCCTCCAGGACCACGTCGACCTGTCGCGGGCCGGGCTCGACCCGATGATGAAGGGCGTCCTCGCCCACATGCGGATGGGCGCCTGCACCAAGCTCAACATGCAGTTCACCAACCGGAGTTCCTGGTCCGGCAGCGGCGTGTGGGACGGCGTCTCGAACGGCGAGTGCTTCGCCGACCTGCCGTACCAGCAGGCCTGGGACGTCACCCGCGGCCAGGCCGGCAGCAACGGCATCCTGGTCCAGTACGGCGGCGGCAGCCCGGCCCGCGGCCTGACCCCGCCGAGCGCGTTCACCAACGCCTCCACCTCGTACACCCGCAACCTGGTCGACAACTACCTCAGCCAGATCGACACCGTCTGGCCCGGCACCAAGGCCGCCTGGAACGGCCGGGCCACGCTCTCCGCCTGGCACCTCAACCCGTACTCGTACGGCGCCTACTCGTACTGGCCGACCGGCTACCTCACCAGCTACGCCGGCTACGAGGGCACCGCCCAGGGCAATCTGCACTTCGCCGGCGAGCACACCTCGTACGACTTCCAGGGCTACATGAACGGCGGGGCCGTCGAGGGCGCCCGGGCCGCCGCGGAGGTCCTCGCAGCGATCGGAGCATGA
- a CDS encoding APC family permease — translation MALATAAPITAMTGNLPVIIGGGNGVHAPAGFLFVMLVLIVFTVGYVAMARHITTAGAFYGFVSHGLGRVVGMASGLLAVLAYVVFEASIVGIFAYFAQQAVDAQLGLDLPWQVYALLMLAVTALLSYFDLEVASKVLGVFLVGEVLMLGLLAGSVLVHGGGPDGLHLSSLNPTGAFAGVNAGVGLFFCFWSWIGFESTAMYGEESRNPKRIIPRATLLAVVVLGVLYTFVAWMVLSGNGAGKALEIVGGSSPLDLFLAPARQYLGGWAVTAFQWLMVTSAFACGMAFHQCASRYLYAIGREGFLHPALGRTHPRHGSPYVASFTQTGIALAVVGGFWAAGQDPYVSLYTLTAILGTLALLVVQTLCSFSVIAYFRRHHPESRHWFRTFTAPLLGGLGMLAAIVLLVVNLDTAAGAASKIFFFKLIPWIVAAVFLGGLALALYMRARHPQKYELMGRLVVENAQERTDDEPVPARA, via the coding sequence ATGGCGCTCGCCACCGCCGCGCCGATCACCGCCATGACCGGCAACCTGCCGGTGATCATCGGAGGCGGCAACGGCGTGCACGCACCGGCCGGGTTCCTGTTCGTCATGCTGGTGCTGATCGTCTTCACCGTCGGTTACGTGGCGATGGCCCGCCACATCACCACCGCCGGTGCGTTCTACGGGTTCGTCTCGCACGGCCTGGGCCGGGTCGTCGGCATGGCCTCCGGTCTGCTCGCGGTGCTGGCGTACGTGGTGTTCGAGGCGTCGATCGTCGGCATCTTCGCCTACTTCGCGCAGCAGGCCGTCGACGCGCAGCTCGGCCTGGACCTGCCCTGGCAGGTGTACGCGCTGCTGATGCTGGCCGTCACCGCGCTGCTGTCGTACTTCGACCTGGAGGTCGCCTCCAAGGTGCTGGGCGTCTTCCTGGTCGGCGAGGTGCTGATGCTGGGGCTGCTGGCCGGCTCGGTGCTGGTGCACGGCGGCGGCCCGGACGGCCTGCACCTGTCCTCGCTGAACCCGACGGGCGCGTTCGCCGGGGTGAACGCCGGGGTCGGCCTGTTCTTCTGCTTCTGGTCCTGGATCGGGTTCGAGTCGACCGCCATGTACGGCGAGGAGTCCCGCAACCCGAAGCGGATCATCCCGCGCGCCACCCTGCTGGCCGTCGTGGTGCTGGGCGTGCTGTACACCTTCGTCGCCTGGATGGTGCTGTCCGGCAACGGCGCCGGCAAGGCGCTGGAGATCGTCGGCGGGTCCAGCCCGCTCGACCTGTTCCTCGCCCCCGCCCGGCAGTACCTCGGCGGCTGGGCCGTCACCGCGTTCCAGTGGCTGATGGTCACCAGCGCCTTCGCCTGCGGCATGGCCTTCCACCAGTGCGCCTCCCGCTACCTGTACGCGATCGGCCGCGAGGGCTTCCTGCACCCGGCGCTCGGCCGCACCCACCCCCGGCACGGCTCCCCGTACGTCGCCTCCTTCACCCAGACCGGGATCGCGCTGGCCGTGGTCGGCGGCTTCTGGGCGGCCGGCCAGGACCCGTACGTCAGCCTCTACACACTCACCGCGATCCTCGGCACGCTGGCCCTGCTGGTGGTGCAGACCCTCTGCTCGTTCTCGGTGATCGCCTACTTCCGCCGCCACCACCCCGAGTCCCGGCACTGGTTCCGGACCTTCACCGCGCCGCTGCTCGGCGGGCTCGGCATGCTCGCCGCGATCGTGCTGCTGGTGGTCAACCTGGACACCGCCGCCGGCGCCGCCTCCAAGATCTTCTTCTTCAAGCTGATCCCGTGGATCGTCGCCGCGGTCTTCCTCGGCGGCCTCGCCCTCGCCCTCTACATGCGCGCCAGGCACCCGCAGAAGTACGAGCTGATGGGCCGGCTGGTGGTCGAGAACGCGCAGGAGCGCACCGACGACGAACCCGTGCCCGCCCGGGCCTGA
- a CDS encoding YkvA family protein, with protein MSSRKKASRASTRVRGVDGLAVGRSAWGLYRETRRPGAPGLLARVWALPRLLRDALTGRYPGVGPAKLLALAFAVGVYLISPIDAVPDFLPVLGWGDDTALVLWFLMGLTRESGRYVEWAAQQAGKGTAAELPADI; from the coding sequence GTGAGCAGCAGGAAGAAGGCGTCGAGGGCGTCGACGCGGGTGCGTGGGGTGGACGGTCTGGCGGTGGGCCGGTCGGCGTGGGGGCTGTACCGGGAGACCAGGCGGCCGGGGGCGCCGGGTCTGCTCGCACGGGTGTGGGCGCTGCCGCGCCTGCTGCGGGACGCGCTGACGGGGCGTTACCCGGGGGTGGGGCCGGCCAAGCTGCTGGCGCTGGCGTTCGCGGTGGGGGTGTACCTGATCAGCCCGATCGACGCGGTGCCGGACTTCCTCCCGGTGCTCGGCTGGGGCGACGACACGGCGCTGGTGCTGTGGTTCCTGATGGGGTTGACCCGGGAGTCCGGCCGGTACGTGGAGTGGGCGGCGCAGCAGGCCGGGAAGGGCACGGCGGCGGAACTGCCCGCGGACATCTGA
- a CDS encoding metallophosphoesterase translates to MADGRLLAVSDLHLGIAENQSVLDDLRPTGPDDWLIVAGDVAEQVRVVEATLRFLAGRFAKVIWTPGNHELWTTPRDPVTLPGPARYRELVERCRALGVVTPEDPFPVWQGPGGPCAIAPVFTLYDYSFRVPEATDKQQSLARAREAGVVCTDEYRLDPAPYAGVEDWCRERVEATEKTLAAHDPDLPLVLVGHWPLDRRPTDILRYPDFAQWCGTELTADWHRRFNVAAVVYGHLHIPRTTWYEDVRFEEVSLGYPREWRHRGHPRGLLRQILPYPAPPEQPVPAPPPAP, encoded by the coding sequence TTGGCGGACGGACGCCTGCTCGCGGTCAGCGACCTCCATCTCGGCATCGCCGAGAACCAGTCCGTCCTCGACGATCTCCGACCCACCGGCCCCGACGACTGGCTGATCGTCGCGGGCGACGTCGCCGAACAGGTCCGGGTGGTCGAGGCGACCCTGCGCTTCCTGGCCGGCCGTTTCGCCAAGGTGATCTGGACGCCCGGCAACCACGAACTCTGGACCACCCCGCGCGACCCCGTCACGCTGCCCGGCCCCGCCCGCTACCGGGAACTGGTGGAGCGCTGCCGCGCCCTCGGCGTGGTCACCCCCGAGGACCCGTTCCCCGTCTGGCAGGGCCCCGGCGGCCCGTGCGCGATCGCCCCGGTGTTCACCCTGTACGACTACAGCTTCCGGGTCCCCGAGGCGACGGACAAGCAGCAGTCGCTGGCCCGCGCCCGCGAGGCCGGGGTGGTCTGCACCGACGAGTACCGGCTCGACCCGGCCCCCTACGCGGGCGTCGAGGACTGGTGCCGGGAGCGCGTCGAGGCCACCGAGAAGACCCTCGCCGCGCACGACCCGGACCTGCCGCTGGTCCTGGTCGGCCACTGGCCGCTGGACCGCCGCCCCACCGACATCCTGCGCTACCCCGACTTCGCGCAGTGGTGCGGCACCGAGCTCACCGCCGACTGGCACCGCCGCTTCAACGTCGCCGCCGTCGTCTACGGCCACCTGCACATCCCGCGCACCACCTGGTACGAGGACGTCCGCTTCGAGGAGGTGTCGCTCGGCTACCCCCGCGAGTGGCGCCACCGCGGCCACCCCCGCGGGCTGCTCCGCCAGATCCTGCCCTACCCCGCCCCGCCCGAGCAGCCGGTCCCCGCCCCGCCACCCGCGCCGTGA
- a CDS encoding acyl carrier protein, with protein MQQIADWIQGKNPKLGRAVEPAEDLIEGRLIDSLDFLEFIYLLEGVSGRPIDLAEVTVDDFRTLDRIQERFLDPAARGAA; from the coding sequence ATGCAGCAGATCGCCGACTGGATCCAGGGCAAGAACCCGAAGCTCGGCCGCGCCGTCGAACCCGCCGAGGACCTCATCGAGGGGCGGCTGATCGACTCGCTCGACTTCCTGGAGTTCATCTACCTGCTGGAGGGCGTCTCCGGCCGCCCGATCGACCTGGCCGAGGTCACCGTCGACGACTTCCGGACCCTGGACCGGATCCAGGAGCGCTTCCTCGACCCCGCCGCCCGGGGCGCCGCGTGA
- a CDS encoding GNAT family N-acetyltransferase, with amino-acid sequence MTAAEPTSAEQTTTELHFRPAVAADVPALVALVQSAYRGEASRVGWTTEAHLLEGQRTDEAAVAELLGRADSVVLIAERVGALVACCHLERRSAAAYFGMFSVSPAAQGGGLGRRVLARAEEWARAEWGATEMEMTVIEQRADLIAWYERRGFARTGVFEPFPYGDERFGKPLRPDLRFEKLVKSLA; translated from the coding sequence ATGACCGCCGCCGAGCCGACGTCCGCCGAGCAGACCACCACCGAGCTGCACTTCCGGCCCGCCGTCGCGGCGGACGTGCCGGCCCTGGTCGCGCTGGTGCAGTCGGCGTACCGGGGCGAGGCGAGCCGGGTGGGCTGGACCACCGAGGCGCACCTGCTGGAGGGGCAGCGCACCGACGAGGCGGCCGTGGCCGAACTGCTCGGCCGGGCCGACTCGGTGGTGCTGATCGCCGAGCGGGTCGGCGCCCTGGTGGCCTGCTGCCACCTGGAGCGCCGGTCCGCGGCCGCGTACTTCGGGATGTTCTCGGTGTCACCCGCCGCCCAGGGCGGCGGCCTGGGGCGGCGGGTGCTGGCCCGGGCCGAGGAGTGGGCCCGGGCCGAGTGGGGCGCGACCGAGATGGAGATGACGGTCATCGAGCAGCGCGCCGACCTGATCGCCTGGTACGAGCGGCGGGGCTTCGCCCGTACCGGCGTCTTCGAGCCCTTCCCCTACGGGGACGAGCGCTTCGGCAAGCCGCTCCGCCCCGACCTGCGCTTCGAGAAGCTGGTCAAGTCGCTGGCCTGA
- a CDS encoding class I SAM-dependent methyltransferase has protein sequence MTDTGYDAKTAADYRAAREVPQEGLTAWREAIAEHAALRPGARLLDVGAGTGAFATAFRDWYGAHVVAIEPAAAMRELIPAGDGITVLDGRAERLPVADAGADAAWLGSVIHHITDLPAAARELRRALRPGGPVLIRNAFPGRCERDLRVRFFPETAAGIADYPSVEVVTAAFAEAGFQRHALLSLPHQSAPTLAEFAARLRRDADTKLRALPDEAWQAGLDRLNRAAAEHPEEPAVSWMDLLVLRPAAV, from the coding sequence GTGACCGACACCGGGTACGACGCCAAGACCGCCGCCGACTACCGGGCGGCCCGCGAGGTCCCGCAGGAGGGCCTGACCGCCTGGCGGGAGGCGATCGCCGAACACGCCGCGCTCCGGCCCGGCGCGCGCCTCCTGGACGTCGGCGCGGGCACCGGCGCCTTCGCCACCGCCTTCCGCGACTGGTACGGCGCGCACGTGGTCGCCATTGAACCGGCAGCCGCCATGCGGGAGTTGATCCCCGCCGGGGACGGCATCACGGTGCTCGACGGGCGGGCCGAACGGCTGCCCGTCGCCGACGCGGGCGCGGACGCCGCCTGGCTCGGCTCGGTGATCCACCACATCACCGATCTCCCGGCCGCCGCACGGGAGTTGCGGCGCGCCCTGCGGCCCGGCGGGCCCGTGCTGATCCGGAACGCCTTCCCGGGGCGGTGCGAGCGCGACCTGCGGGTGCGGTTCTTCCCCGAGACCGCCGCCGGCATCGCCGACTACCCGAGCGTGGAGGTCGTCACCGCCGCCTTCGCCGAGGCCGGCTTCCAGCGGCACGCCCTGCTCTCCCTGCCGCACCAATCCGCCCCGACCCTCGCCGAGTTCGCCGCCCGGCTGCGCCGGGACGCCGACACCAAACTGCGCGCCCTCCCCGACGAGGCCTGGCAGGCGGGCCTCGACCGCCTGAACCGCGCGGCCGCCGAGCACCCCGAGGAACCGGCCGTCAGCTGGATGGACCTCCTGGTACTCCGCCCCGCGGCGGTGTGA
- a CDS encoding isochorismatase family protein has translation MSVTALDPITALVVIDLQQGILAAPCSPYPAREVLDRTVSLAEAFRAAELPVVLVRVSFAPDFGDLPPGRTEQPRGGGAARPEGWDQLSEELRRPSDLLVTKHNWGAFHGTDLDVQLRRRGVTQIVLAGIATSIGVESTARAAHEHGYHVTLAVDAMSDLDAQAHANSVQRIFPRLGETGTTAEVLDLLAKTR, from the coding sequence GTGTCCGTCACCGCGCTCGACCCGATCACCGCCCTGGTCGTCATCGACCTCCAGCAGGGCATCCTCGCCGCACCGTGCAGCCCGTACCCGGCCCGCGAGGTGCTGGACCGCACGGTCTCGCTGGCGGAGGCGTTCCGCGCCGCCGAGCTGCCGGTGGTGCTGGTCCGGGTCTCCTTCGCGCCCGACTTCGGCGACCTGCCGCCCGGCCGCACCGAGCAGCCGCGCGGCGGCGGCGCGGCCCGGCCGGAGGGCTGGGACCAGCTGTCCGAGGAGCTGCGCCGCCCGTCCGACCTGCTGGTGACCAAGCACAACTGGGGCGCCTTCCACGGCACCGACCTGGACGTGCAGCTGCGTCGCCGGGGCGTGACGCAGATCGTGCTGGCGGGCATCGCGACCAGCATCGGCGTGGAGTCGACGGCCCGCGCCGCGCACGAGCACGGCTACCACGTGACGCTGGCGGTGGACGCGATGTCCGACCTGGACGCGCAGGCGCACGCCAACAGCGTGCAGCGGATCTTCCCGCGGCTCGGCGAGACCGGCACCACTGCGGAGGTCCTGGACCTGCTCGCCAAGACCCGCTGA
- a CDS encoding GNAT family N-acetyltransferase gives MSDEIVLRPVVAEDLDLFEREFGGPEGVGPYQWFGYRSPGGLRRKFTENGLLGPDGGVLAVAEAGRTVGRVEWFPGSWGRPDTSSCWTLAIGLLPDVHGRGIGTRAQRLLAEYLFDHTRAERLQAWTDCANLGEQRALEKAGFVREGVLRSAQWRGGRWHDQVIFSMLRADLA, from the coding sequence ATGTCGGACGAGATCGTGCTGCGCCCCGTCGTCGCGGAGGATCTCGACCTGTTCGAGCGCGAGTTCGGCGGGCCGGAGGGCGTCGGCCCGTACCAGTGGTTCGGCTACCGCTCGCCGGGCGGGCTGCGGCGGAAGTTCACCGAGAACGGCCTGCTCGGACCGGACGGCGGGGTGCTCGCGGTCGCGGAGGCGGGTCGGACGGTGGGCCGGGTCGAGTGGTTCCCGGGCAGCTGGGGCCGGCCCGACACCTCCTCCTGCTGGACGCTGGCGATCGGGCTGCTGCCGGACGTGCACGGCCGGGGCATCGGCACCCGGGCCCAGCGGCTGCTGGCGGAGTACCTGTTCGACCACACCAGGGCCGAGCGGCTGCAGGCGTGGACGGACTGCGCCAACCTGGGCGAGCAGCGGGCGCTGGAGAAGGCGGGCTTCGTGCGGGAGGGCGTGCTGCGCTCCGCCCAGTGGCGCGGCGGCCGGTGGCACGACCAGGTGATCTTCTCGATGCTCCGCGCCGACCTGGCGTGA
- a CDS encoding glutathione peroxidase has product MESLFELPIRTLAGEPSSLAEYRGKALLLVNVASKCGLTPQYTGLENLQKTYGERGFTVLGFPCNQFMGQEPGSAEEIQEFCSTTYGVSFPLFEKIDVNGDERHPLYARLTEVADATGEAGDVQWNFEKFLVSADGEVVGRFRPRTEPESAELVAAIEAQLPA; this is encoded by the coding sequence ATGGAGTCGCTGTTCGAACTTCCGATCCGCACGCTGGCGGGCGAGCCGTCCTCGCTCGCGGAGTACCGCGGGAAGGCGCTGCTGCTGGTGAACGTGGCGTCGAAGTGCGGTCTGACCCCGCAGTACACGGGCCTGGAGAACCTGCAGAAGACGTACGGGGAGCGCGGGTTCACCGTGCTCGGCTTCCCGTGCAACCAGTTCATGGGCCAGGAGCCGGGCTCGGCCGAGGAGATCCAGGAGTTCTGCTCGACCACGTACGGGGTGTCCTTCCCGCTGTTCGAGAAGATCGACGTCAACGGGGACGAGCGGCACCCGCTGTACGCCCGGCTGACCGAGGTCGCGGACGCCACCGGTGAGGCCGGCGACGTGCAGTGGAACTTCGAGAAGTTCCTGGTGTCGGCGGACGGCGAGGTGGTCGGCCGGTTCCGTCCGCGCACCGAGCCGGAGTCCGCGGAGCTGGTCGCCGCGATCGAGGCGCAGCTGCCCGCCTGA
- a CDS encoding glycosyl hydrolase family 28-related protein yields MTSAVVPPSLPEPPAGGTPVPSPSAARSVLSRSARAGSVVVASVLGLGVALCSPAAQAAPAPAANPAVTRAGIDPALTAGRGAPVDFREQEAERAATSGSVIAADRTAYTLAAEASGRSAVKLTPGQYVEFTLPEAANAITVRYSLPDAPNGGGTTAPLDVTVNGRNRQSLPMTSQFSWLYNQYPFTNDPNAGLLHPDWWITECGCVPAATTPAPSISTPFRPGHVYDEQRLMLGRTYKAGDKVRLTLPAGSTAQWAAIDLLDSQLVAAPHVELRAVNAVALGADPSGRRDSADAIDRAIALAKVLRLPVYLPPGVFQVNRHLVVDNVTVVGAGSWYTVLKGAQQTLATPAPDGSVHTGVGLYGKDAAQGGSHNVHLSGFAIEGDVRERIDTDQVNGVGGAFSDSSIERLYIHHTKVGIWLDGPMKNLTIADNQIADQIADGINFHTGVSDSTIRGNFVRNTGDDAIALWSEKTADARVVVDHNTVQSPTLANGIAVYGGTDTTVSNNLVADPVREGSGLHAGSRFGAEPFTGFLHFTDNTTVRAGTYELNWNIGLGAIWFEVLDRDIDADVRVTGDHYLDSTYNAIMAVAEWGVKDQYKLSRLAFKDVKVDGTGTSVLSARVAGSATFENVQARNVGAVGINNCGTFHFTPAGSEFSVTDLGGNSGGGTTGDWLAPWELPNTITCDDRPPVVPPPAPSAW; encoded by the coding sequence ATGACTTCTGCCGTCGTGCCCCCGTCCCTCCCCGAGCCTCCGGCCGGCGGGACCCCCGTGCCGTCCCCGTCCGCCGCCCGTTCGGTGCTGTCCCGTTCGGCCCGGGCCGGGTCGGTGGTGGTCGCCTCCGTGCTGGGCCTCGGGGTGGCGCTCTGCTCCCCGGCGGCGCAGGCCGCGCCCGCGCCCGCCGCCAACCCGGCGGTGACCCGGGCCGGGATCGACCCGGCGCTGACCGCGGGCCGCGGCGCGCCGGTGGACTTCCGGGAGCAGGAGGCCGAGCGCGCCGCCACCTCCGGCAGCGTGATCGCCGCCGACCGCACCGCGTACACCCTGGCCGCGGAGGCCTCGGGGCGCAGCGCGGTGAAGCTGACGCCCGGTCAGTACGTGGAGTTCACCCTGCCCGAGGCGGCCAACGCGATCACCGTCCGCTACAGCCTCCCCGACGCGCCGAACGGCGGCGGCACCACCGCGCCGCTGGACGTCACCGTCAACGGCAGGAACCGGCAGTCGCTGCCGATGACCAGTCAGTTCTCCTGGCTGTACAACCAGTACCCGTTCACCAACGACCCCAACGCGGGCCTGCTGCACCCGGACTGGTGGATCACCGAGTGCGGCTGCGTGCCCGCCGCGACCACCCCCGCGCCGAGCATCTCCACGCCGTTCCGGCCGGGCCACGTGTACGACGAGCAGCGGCTGATGCTGGGCCGCACCTACAAGGCCGGCGACAAGGTCCGGCTGACCCTGCCGGCCGGGTCGACGGCGCAGTGGGCGGCGATCGACCTGCTGGACTCCCAGCTGGTCGCGGCCCCGCACGTGGAGCTGCGGGCGGTCAACGCGGTGGCGCTGGGCGCCGACCCGTCGGGGCGGCGCGACTCGGCGGACGCCATCGACCGGGCGATCGCGCTGGCGAAGGTGCTGCGCCTGCCGGTGTACCTGCCCCCGGGCGTGTTCCAGGTCAACCGGCACCTGGTGGTCGACAACGTGACGGTGGTCGGCGCGGGCAGCTGGTACACCGTGCTGAAGGGCGCCCAGCAGACGCTCGCCACCCCGGCCCCGGACGGCAGCGTGCACACGGGCGTCGGCCTCTACGGCAAGGACGCGGCGCAGGGCGGCAGCCACAACGTGCACCTGTCCGGGTTCGCGATCGAGGGCGACGTCCGCGAGCGGATCGACACCGACCAGGTGAACGGCGTCGGCGGCGCGTTCAGCGACTCCTCGATCGAGCGCCTGTACATCCACCACACCAAGGTCGGCATCTGGCTGGACGGGCCGATGAAGAACCTGACGATCGCCGACAACCAGATCGCCGACCAGATCGCCGACGGCATCAACTTCCACACCGGCGTGAGCGACTCGACGATCCGCGGCAACTTCGTCCGAAACACCGGCGACGACGCGATCGCGCTCTGGTCGGAGAAGACCGCGGACGCCCGGGTGGTCGTCGACCACAACACGGTGCAGTCGCCGACGCTGGCCAACGGCATCGCGGTGTACGGCGGCACCGACACCACCGTCTCGAACAACCTGGTCGCCGACCCGGTGCGGGAGGGGTCCGGCCTGCACGCGGGCTCCCGGTTCGGGGCGGAGCCGTTCACCGGGTTCCTGCACTTCACGGACAACACCACGGTGCGGGCCGGCACCTACGAGCTGAACTGGAACATCGGCCTGGGCGCGATCTGGTTCGAGGTGCTGGACCGGGACATCGACGCCGACGTCCGGGTGACCGGCGACCACTACCTGGACTCCACCTACAACGCGATCATGGCGGTCGCCGAGTGGGGCGTGAAGGACCAGTACAAGCTGTCCAGGCTGGCCTTCAAGGACGTGAAGGTCGACGGCACCGGCACCTCGGTGCTCAGCGCCCGGGTGGCCGGCAGCGCGACCTTCGAGAACGTGCAGGCCCGCAACGTCGGCGCGGTCGGCATCAACAACTGCGGCACCTTCCACTTCACCCCGGCCGGCTCCGAGTTCTCGGTCACCGACCTGGGCGGCAACTCCGGCGGCGGCACCACCGGCGACTGGCTGGCCCCCTGGGAGCTGCCCAACACCATCACCTGCGACGACCGCCCGCCGGTGGTCCCGCCGCCGGCCCCGTCCGCCTGGTGA